In Haematobia irritans isolate KBUSLIRL chromosome 1, ASM5000362v1, whole genome shotgun sequence, a genomic segment contains:
- the PGRP-LB gene encoding peptidoglycan recognition protein LB isoform X2: protein MQPQHSGMVTRAEWGARSPKLVEHFPGPAPFVIIHHSYEPAACFTNDDCRKAMRSMQDYHQLTHGWNDIGYSFAIGGDGMIYVGRGFNVIGAHAPKYNDKSVGICLIGDWRTEMPPPQMLQAAKDLIAFGVAKGYIHPQFKLMGHRQVRDTECPGTRLFNEISTWDHFSPKPNTTENEVN from the exons ATGCAACCACAACATTCTGGTATGGTAACAAGGGCAGAATGGGGAGCTCGTAGTCCCAAATTAGTTGAACATTTCCCCGGACCAGCACCATTTGTGATAATACATCATTCATATGAGCCAGCGGCATGTTTTACAAATGACGATTGTCGCAAAGCTATGCGTTCCATGCAAGATTATCATCAATTGACACATGGTTGGAATGATATAGGCTATAGTTTTGCCATTGGTGGAGATGGTATGATTTACGTAGGACGTGGTTTCAATGTCATTGGAGCTCATGCACCAAAGTACAATGATAAAAGCGTTGGCATTTGCCTAATTGGCGATTGGAGAA CTGAAATGCCTCCTCCACAAATGCTACAAGCTGCAAAAGATTTAATTGCCTTCGGTGTGGCCAAGGGTTATATACATCCTCAATTCAAATTGATGGGTCATCGTCAAGTTCGTGACACCGAATGTCCCGGTACACGTCTATTTAATGAAATATCAACGTGGGATCATTTCAGTCCTAAACCTAATACCACCGAAAATGAAGTAAATTAA
- the PGRP-LB gene encoding peptidoglycan recognition protein LB isoform X1, translating to MTALGLVLLSMMGFGQQMQPQHSGMVTRAEWGARSPKLVEHFPGPAPFVIIHHSYEPAACFTNDDCRKAMRSMQDYHQLTHGWNDIGYSFAIGGDGMIYVGRGFNVIGAHAPKYNDKSVGICLIGDWRTEMPPPQMLQAAKDLIAFGVAKGYIHPQFKLMGHRQVRDTECPGTRLFNEISTWDHFSPKPNTTENEVN from the exons GTTTTGGCCAACAAATGCAACCACAACATTCTGGTATGGTAACAAGGGCAGAATGGGGAGCTCGTAGTCCCAAATTAGTTGAACATTTCCCCGGACCAGCACCATTTGTGATAATACATCATTCATATGAGCCAGCGGCATGTTTTACAAATGACGATTGTCGCAAAGCTATGCGTTCCATGCAAGATTATCATCAATTGACACATGGTTGGAATGATATAGGCTATAGTTTTGCCATTGGTGGAGATGGTATGATTTACGTAGGACGTGGTTTCAATGTCATTGGAGCTCATGCACCAAAGTACAATGATAAAAGCGTTGGCATTTGCCTAATTGGCGATTGGAGAA CTGAAATGCCTCCTCCACAAATGCTACAAGCTGCAAAAGATTTAATTGCCTTCGGTGTGGCCAAGGGTTATATACATCCTCAATTCAAATTGATGGGTCATCGTCAAGTTCGTGACACCGAATGTCCCGGTACACGTCTATTTAATGAAATATCAACGTGGGATCATTTCAGTCCTAAACCTAATACCACCGAAAATGAAGTAAATTAA